In Anaerobacillus isosaccharinicus, one genomic interval encodes:
- a CDS encoding spore germination protein produces MVENEKYLNEKLGIGVTFDIGVRKLSILDKELQIYFLNGLCDSGYIIEVLKELMFLDATEKKEVRIKEQIENRLTHVQVERVKKLDEAVDQLLAGLIIILIEDETEAILVDVRSYPGRGPDEPDTERVVRGARDGFTENLIQNTALTRRRIRDERLRHEIVQVGIRSKTDICIAYIKDVADPEFIENVKKELEGINIDGISMADKVVEEFIVKQGLNPFPLVRYTERPDVTATHLLEGHVVIYVDTSPSVIILPTTFFHHVQHAEEFRQAPLVGTFLRWVRFSGMIFALLILPLWLLMVMQPTLLPEALDFIGPNETTNVPVFAQIVIAEIGIELLRMAAIHTPSPLATALGLVAALLIGEIAINVGLFIPEVILYVALGAIGTFATPSYELGIALKLSRLVLLFAVFIFKVPGFMIGCTLLLLFMASIRPMNTPYLWPFLPFYPKAFLDIIFRLSVPIKKKRPKIVNPQNPTKQSAN; encoded by the coding sequence ATGGTTGAAAATGAAAAGTACCTTAATGAAAAGTTAGGTATTGGAGTTACCTTTGATATTGGTGTAAGGAAGCTATCAATTTTAGATAAAGAGCTGCAAATATATTTTCTTAATGGCCTCTGTGACAGTGGCTATATTATTGAAGTATTAAAAGAATTAATGTTTCTCGATGCTACAGAAAAAAAGGAAGTAAGAATAAAAGAACAAATTGAAAATCGTTTAACGCATGTTCAAGTAGAGCGTGTAAAAAAATTAGATGAAGCAGTTGATCAATTATTAGCTGGTCTTATAATTATTTTAATTGAAGATGAAACAGAAGCAATCCTAGTAGATGTCCGAAGTTACCCAGGCAGAGGACCTGACGAGCCCGATACTGAAAGAGTTGTTCGAGGTGCTAGAGATGGCTTTACGGAAAATTTGATCCAAAACACGGCACTAACTAGAAGAAGAATTCGTGATGAGCGTTTAAGACACGAAATTGTACAAGTAGGTATTCGTTCAAAAACTGATATTTGTATTGCCTACATAAAGGATGTTGCTGATCCAGAGTTTATTGAAAACGTAAAAAAAGAACTTGAAGGAATTAATATTGATGGCATTTCTATGGCTGATAAAGTAGTTGAAGAATTTATTGTCAAACAAGGGTTAAATCCCTTTCCTCTAGTTCGGTATACAGAGCGACCTGATGTGACTGCAACACACTTACTAGAGGGCCATGTCGTTATTTATGTTGATACATCGCCTAGTGTGATCATATTACCTACTACTTTTTTTCATCATGTTCAACATGCTGAAGAATTTAGGCAAGCACCGTTAGTTGGAACATTTTTACGTTGGGTACGTTTTTCTGGAATGATTTTTGCGTTACTAATTTTACCGTTATGGCTATTAATGGTTATGCAACCTACTCTACTACCGGAAGCTCTAGACTTTATAGGTCCCAATGAAACGACCAATGTCCCTGTATTTGCACAAATTGTCATAGCTGAGATAGGAATTGAACTTCTGAGGATGGCGGCAATTCATACACCTTCCCCATTAGCAACTGCACTTGGATTAGTTGCAGCTTTACTCATTGGGGAAATTGCGATCAATGTTGGTTTATTTATTCCTGAAGTCATTCTTTATGTAGCATTAGGTGCCATTGGTACATTTGCCACACCTAGTTATGAATTAGGAATTGCGCTAAAGTTATCTCGTTTAGTTCTTTTGTTTGCAGTATTTATTTTTAAAGTACCGGGCTTTATGATTGGGTGTACGTTATTGCTGTTATTTATGGCTAGCATTAGACCGATGAATACCCCTTACCTATGGCCGTTTTTACCGTTTTACCCGAAAGCCTTTTTAGATATTATTTTCAGGCTTTC
- a CDS encoding stage V sporulation protein AE, with protein sequence MKTKKRVILITDGDESARTAVEFVAKEVGGRCITSSWGNPSHLTGEQLVKLIKKTPHDPVLVMFDDCGFTEEGPGEQAMRYVATHADLNVIGAIAVASKTHDTEWTRVDVSIDRNGHLTEYGVDKYGLPDIELGRINGDTVYNLNELSIPFIVGIGDIGKMSGKDEVGKGAPITRKAVELILERSEKL encoded by the coding sequence ATGAAAACAAAAAAAAGAGTCATATTAATAACCGATGGTGATGAATCCGCCAGAACTGCTGTTGAATTTGTCGCAAAAGAAGTAGGAGGACGTTGTATTACTAGTTCTTGGGGAAACCCGAGCCATTTAACTGGAGAACAATTAGTAAAACTAATAAAAAAAACGCCTCATGATCCAGTCTTAGTTATGTTCGATGATTGTGGGTTTACAGAGGAAGGCCCAGGGGAACAAGCGATGCGGTATGTGGCAACGCATGCTGATTTAAATGTTATTGGAGCAATTGCTGTTGCTTCTAAAACCCATGATACTGAGTGGACAAGGGTTGATGTGAGTATCGATCGTAATGGTCATTTAACAGAATACGGGGTTGATAAATATGGTTTGCCAGATATAGAGCTAGGAAGAATTAATGGAGATACAGTTTACAATTTAAATGAGTTATCAATTCCTTTTATTGTGGGAATTGGGGATATTGGTAAAATGTCTGGGAAAGATGAAGTAGGAAAGGGGGCGCCTATTACAAGAAAAGCGGTGGAGCTTATTTTAGAAAGGAGCGAAAAACTGTGA
- the spoVAE gene encoding stage V sporulation protein AE gives MEYIVAFTVGGFICVIGQLMLDFFKFSPAHVMSSLVVIGALLDGFHLYDRLIDFAGAGAIVPITSFGHSLVHGAMAEAQKSGFLGIGMGIFEVTSAGISSAILFGFFVAIFFKPKG, from the coding sequence TTGGAGTATATTGTTGCTTTTACTGTGGGTGGGTTCATCTGTGTGATTGGCCAGCTAATGTTAGATTTCTTTAAGTTTTCTCCAGCTCATGTCATGAGTTCCTTAGTAGTTATTGGTGCTCTATTAGATGGCTTCCATCTTTACGACAGACTTATTGACTTTGCCGGTGCAGGGGCAATTGTGCCCATCACTAGTTTCGGCCACTCACTTGTTCATGGAGCTATGGCTGAAGCTCAAAAATCTGGATTTTTAGGGATAGGAATGGGGATTTTTGAAGTAACATCTGCAGGTATTTCATCAGCAATACTGTTTGGCTTTTTTGTAGCAATATTTTTTAAACCGAAAGGATGA